One Streptomyces sp. V4I8 genomic window carries:
- a CDS encoding Cmx/CmrA family chloramphenicol efflux MFS transporter, protein MPFALFLLGVAVFAQGTSEFMLSGLVPDIARDLGVSVPAAGALTSAFAVGMVIGAPLMAGLARRWSRRGALLGFLGVFLAVHVVGAVTDSFGVLVATRVVGALANAGFLAVALVAAVRMVAPEATGRATSTLLGGVTLACVVGVPAGAVLGQLWGWRAAFWAVALVSLPAVAAVAWSVPGGAADSERPALRGELRSLRSPRLRVTLLLGALVDGATFCTFTYLAPLVTQVTGLESGWVPVVLALFGAGSFVGVGVGGRFADRWPRVVLIGGGSALCLGWGALALGAATPAVALGLVFVQGALSFGVGSTLISQALHAAPDAPTLAGGFATAAFNLGAALGPWLGGTAIGAGLGYRSPLWLSAALVALSLGVAGLPGGPGGRRRRGAGRGRSREASSA, encoded by the coding sequence ATGCCGTTCGCTCTCTTTCTGCTGGGCGTCGCCGTGTTCGCACAGGGGACGTCCGAGTTCATGCTGTCCGGGCTGGTGCCGGACATCGCCCGGGATCTCGGGGTCTCCGTGCCCGCGGCCGGTGCGCTCACCTCGGCCTTCGCCGTGGGGATGGTGATCGGGGCACCGCTCATGGCCGGGCTCGCGCGGCGGTGGTCGCGCCGAGGGGCGTTGCTGGGCTTCCTGGGGGTCTTCCTCGCCGTCCATGTCGTGGGGGCGGTGACCGACAGCTTCGGGGTGCTGGTCGCCACCCGGGTCGTGGGGGCGCTCGCCAACGCCGGGTTCCTGGCCGTGGCCCTCGTCGCGGCCGTCCGGATGGTCGCGCCGGAGGCCACGGGGCGGGCCACGTCGACGCTGCTCGGCGGGGTCACCCTGGCCTGTGTGGTGGGGGTGCCCGCGGGGGCGGTCCTCGGCCAACTCTGGGGCTGGCGCGCGGCGTTCTGGGCCGTGGCGCTGGTGTCCCTGCCCGCCGTGGCGGCCGTGGCGTGGTCCGTCCCCGGCGGCGCTGCGGACTCGGAGCGGCCCGCGCTGCGAGGTGAACTGCGGTCCCTGCGCAGTCCTCGGCTCCGGGTCACGCTGCTCCTGGGCGCCCTCGTGGACGGGGCCACCTTCTGCACCTTCACCTATCTCGCACCCCTGGTCACCCAGGTGACGGGGCTGGAGAGCGGGTGGGTGCCGGTCGTGCTCGCGCTGTTCGGCGCAGGGTCGTTCGTGGGGGTCGGGGTCGGCGGGCGGTTCGCCGATCGGTGGCCCCGGGTGGTGCTGATCGGGGGCGGGAGCGCCCTGTGCCTCGGCTGGGGCGCCCTCGCGCTCGGCGCGGCTACTCCGGCCGTGGCGCTCGGACTCGTCTTCGTGCAGGGCGCCCTCTCCTTCGGAGTCGGGTCCACTCTCATCTCCCAGGCGCTCCACGCGGCGCCCGACGCCCCCACGCTGGCCGGCGGCTTCGCGACGGCCGCGTTCAACCTGGGCGCCGCGCTGGGCCCATGGCTCGGCGGCACAGCCATCGGGGCCGGCCTCGGCTACCGCTCGCCTCTGTGGCTCAGTGCCGCGCTGGTCGCGCTGTCCCTGGGGGTGGCGGGTCTCCCGGGTGGTCCGGGCGGGCGGCGACGTCGGGGCGCGGGACGGGGTCGTAGTCGGGAGGCATCGTCGGCATGA
- a CDS encoding trypsin-like serine protease, giving the protein MKKLLTALKRCAALGAAALAIVSLQPVSAAHAADSRVVGGTRATQGEFPFMVRLSMGCGGALYTQQIVLTAAHCVGSTGANTSITATAGVVDLQSTSGRVQVRSTYVYRAPGYNGNGKDWALIKLAQPINLPTLKIATTTQYNTGTFTVAGWGAATEGGGQQRYMLKANVPFVSDAQCRAYSGYSGLIASEEICAGLPSGGVDTCQGDSGGPMFRRDASNAWIQVGIVSWGIGCARPNAPGVYTEVSTFASAIASAAASL; this is encoded by the coding sequence TTGAAGAAGCTCCTCACCGCGCTCAAGAGATGCGCGGCCCTCGGCGCCGCCGCTCTCGCGATCGTCAGCCTTCAGCCCGTCTCGGCCGCGCACGCCGCGGATTCGCGTGTCGTCGGCGGAACCCGTGCCACGCAGGGCGAGTTCCCGTTCATGGTCCGGCTCTCCATGGGCTGTGGCGGCGCTCTCTACACCCAGCAGATCGTGCTCACCGCCGCGCACTGTGTGGGCTCGACCGGCGCCAACACCAGCATCACGGCCACCGCCGGTGTCGTGGACCTGCAGTCCACCAGCGGCCGGGTCCAGGTCCGCTCCACGTACGTGTACCGGGCCCCCGGCTACAACGGCAACGGCAAGGACTGGGCGCTCATCAAGCTCGCCCAGCCCATCAATCTGCCGACGCTGAAGATCGCCACCACCACGCAGTACAACACCGGCACCTTCACCGTCGCCGGCTGGGGCGCAGCCACCGAGGGCGGCGGCCAGCAGCGCTACATGCTCAAGGCCAACGTGCCGTTCGTCAGCGACGCCCAGTGCCGTGCCTACAGCGGCTACAGCGGCCTCATCGCGAGCGAGGAGATCTGCGCCGGCCTCCCGTCCGGCGGCGTCGACACCTGCCAGGGTGACTCCGGCGGCCCGATGTTCCGCCGGGACGCCAGCAACGCCTGGATCCAGGTCGGCATCGTCAGCTGGGGCATAGGCTGCGCCCGGCCGAACGCGCCGGGCGTCTACACCGAGGTCTCGACCTTCGCCTCCGCCATCGCCTCGGCCGCGGCCTCTCTCTGA
- a CDS encoding glycoside hydrolase family 3 N-terminal domain-containing protein yields the protein MRRTALLASAALLTTLLPLTTAGSASGADDPAPVPVDRFEGEVPFANPPAESLFTWGSDNDDPPALELTARDDAPEGEKVLSGAYDISGYGGFTHDFAFAEPAHDWSAHRGIRFWWDGRNNGRRIAFELKDGGANGEASELWTTSFTDDFTGWKQIELPFTDFTYRTDYQPVGGIDHILGLTESWGYSVTLPVGVKGEFAMDGVELYGRADQSLKASVRTDSAVYPTDEGRTAVVRLTVATTGSVPVDEPVTVTYETTGGTADPGTDYTPVEGSVTFPAGTASGTTREIRVPTRRDRSAEPAETIPLKLTVTGAKPPAETPQVVVDAHGLPYLDSRLPVGRRVADLLSRMSLAEKAGQMTQAERGALSNPGDVTAYDLGSILSGGGSTPTPNTAEAWARMIDGFQLRAQATRFQIPLIYGVDAVHGHNNLVGATILPHNIGLGATRDPALAHQAGAVTAAETRATGIPWDFAPCLCVTRDDRWGRAYESFGEDPALVESMETIIQGLQGAANGKDLKDADKVLATAKHFVADGGTAYGSSTTGTYTIDQGVTKTTREQLEAVHLAPYETAVDRGVGTVMPSYSSLDLIGDGQGPVKMHGRADMINGVLKDRMGFDGFVISDWNGIDQLPGDYASDIRTSVNAGLDMIMAPYAFRDFHTTLVQEVRAGRVDEARIDDAVSRILTQKFRLGLFEKPYADTSGAARIGSAEHRAVARRAAAESQVLLKNTSAVLPLRKSQKVYVAGSNADDIGNQSGGWTITWQGSSGDLTPGTTILEAMRKSSPRLTYSKDASAPTDGHDVGVVVVGETPYAEGAGDVGNGHDLELSAADRAAVDKVCGAMTCAVLIVSGRPQLIDDERLAGIDALVASWLPGTEGDGVADVLYGRRPFTGQLPVTWPKSEAQLPINVGETSYDPRFPYGWGLTTLTKVPEGGTETLKALGVAAEAAERAGADRAGRALVTKARLIVQRRAGTTITEAMAKPFAEADHLLLTGRYGAAVERLSAAYRAA from the coding sequence ATGCGAAGAACCGCCCTGCTCGCCTCCGCCGCCTTGCTGACCACCCTGCTCCCGCTCACCACCGCGGGCTCCGCGTCCGGCGCCGACGACCCCGCCCCGGTCCCCGTCGACCGCTTCGAGGGCGAGGTCCCCTTCGCGAATCCGCCCGCCGAGTCCCTCTTCACCTGGGGCAGCGACAACGACGACCCGCCCGCCCTCGAGTTGACCGCCCGGGACGACGCGCCCGAGGGCGAGAAGGTCCTCTCCGGCGCGTACGACATCAGCGGTTACGGCGGCTTCACCCACGACTTCGCCTTCGCCGAACCCGCCCACGACTGGTCCGCCCACCGGGGCATCCGCTTCTGGTGGGACGGCCGGAACAACGGCAGGAGGATCGCCTTCGAGCTCAAGGACGGCGGTGCGAACGGCGAGGCCTCCGAGCTGTGGACGACCTCCTTCACGGACGACTTCACCGGCTGGAAACAGATCGAGCTGCCCTTCACCGACTTCACGTACCGCACCGACTACCAGCCCGTCGGCGGCATCGACCACATCCTCGGCCTCACCGAGAGCTGGGGCTACTCCGTCACCCTCCCCGTCGGCGTCAAGGGCGAGTTCGCCATGGACGGCGTCGAGTTGTACGGCAGGGCCGACCAGTCACTGAAGGCCTCCGTCCGCACCGACTCCGCCGTGTACCCGACCGACGAGGGCCGTACGGCGGTCGTGCGCCTCACCGTCGCCACGACCGGCTCCGTCCCCGTCGACGAGCCGGTCACCGTCACCTACGAGACCACCGGCGGCACCGCCGACCCCGGCACGGACTACACCCCGGTCGAGGGAAGCGTCACCTTCCCGGCGGGCACGGCATCCGGCACCACCCGTGAGATCCGCGTACCCACCCGCCGGGACAGGTCCGCCGAGCCCGCCGAGACGATCCCGCTGAAGCTGACCGTCACCGGTGCCAAGCCCCCGGCCGAGACCCCGCAGGTCGTCGTCGACGCGCACGGACTGCCGTATCTCGACAGCAGGTTGCCGGTGGGCAGGCGCGTCGCCGACCTCCTCTCGCGGATGTCCCTGGCGGAGAAGGCCGGGCAGATGACCCAGGCCGAGCGCGGAGCGCTGTCGAACCCGGGTGACGTGACCGCGTACGACCTCGGCTCGATCCTCTCCGGCGGCGGCTCCACGCCGACGCCCAACACCGCCGAGGCCTGGGCCAGGATGATCGACGGCTTCCAGCTCCGCGCGCAGGCGACGAGGTTCCAGATCCCGCTGATCTACGGCGTCGACGCGGTGCACGGCCACAACAACCTGGTCGGCGCGACGATCCTGCCGCACAACATCGGCCTCGGCGCGACCCGGGACCCCGCGCTCGCCCACCAGGCCGGCGCGGTGACGGCCGCCGAGACGCGGGCCACCGGCATCCCCTGGGACTTCGCGCCCTGCCTGTGCGTGACGCGGGACGACCGGTGGGGACGGGCGTACGAGTCCTTCGGCGAGGACCCGGCCCTCGTCGAGTCCATGGAGACGATCATCCAGGGCCTCCAGGGCGCCGCGAACGGCAAGGACCTCAAGGACGCCGACAAGGTCCTCGCCACCGCCAAACACTTCGTCGCCGACGGCGGCACCGCGTACGGCTCCTCCACCACCGGGACGTACACCATCGACCAGGGCGTCACCAAGACCACCCGGGAGCAGCTGGAGGCCGTGCACCTGGCGCCGTACGAGACGGCCGTCGACCGCGGCGTCGGCACCGTCATGCCGTCGTACTCCTCCCTCGACCTGATCGGCGACGGGCAGGGCCCGGTCAAGATGCACGGCCGCGCCGACATGATCAACGGCGTGCTCAAGGACCGGATGGGCTTCGACGGCTTCGTCATCAGCGACTGGAACGGCATCGACCAGCTCCCCGGCGACTACGCCTCGGACATCCGTACGTCGGTCAACGCGGGCCTCGACATGATCATGGCCCCGTACGCCTTCCGGGACTTCCACACCACGCTCGTCCAGGAGGTCCGCGCCGGGCGGGTCGACGAGGCGCGGATCGACGACGCCGTCTCCCGGATCCTCACGCAGAAGTTCCGCCTCGGCCTCTTCGAGAAGCCGTACGCCGACACGAGCGGCGCGGCGAGGATCGGGTCCGCCGAACACCGGGCTGTGGCCCGGCGGGCGGCGGCCGAGTCGCAGGTGCTGCTGAAGAACACGAGCGCCGTGCTGCCCCTGCGGAAGTCGCAGAAGGTCTACGTCGCCGGATCGAACGCCGACGACATCGGCAACCAGAGCGGCGGCTGGACGATCACCTGGCAGGGCTCCTCCGGGGACCTCACCCCCGGTACGACGATCCTGGAGGCGATGCGGAAGAGCTCCCCGCGGCTGACCTACTCCAAGGACGCCTCGGCGCCGACGGACGGCCATGACGTCGGTGTGGTCGTCGTCGGAGAGACCCCGTACGCCGAGGGGGCCGGTGACGTCGGCAACGGCCACGACCTGGAGCTGAGCGCCGCCGACCGGGCCGCCGTCGACAAGGTGTGCGGCGCGATGACGTGCGCGGTGCTGATCGTCTCCGGGCGCCCGCAGCTGATCGACGACGAGAGGCTCGCCGGGATCGACGCCCTGGTCGCGTCCTGGCTGCCGGGCACCGAGGGCGACGGCGTGGCCGACGTCCTCTACGGCAGGCGGCCCTTCACCGGGCAGCTCCCCGTCACCTGGCCGAAGTCGGAGGCACAGCTGCCGATCAACGTCGGCGAGACGTCGTACGACCCGCGCTTCCCGTACGGCTGGGGCCTGACCACGCTCACCAAGGTGCCCGAAGGCGGCACCGAGACCCTCAAGGCGCTCGGCGTCGCGGCCGAGGCCGCCGAGCGGGCCGGGGCGGACCGGGCGGGCCGCGCGCTCGTCACCAAGGCCCGGCTGATCGTCCAGCGGAGGGCCGGCACGACGATCACCGAGGCGATGGCCAAGCCCTTCGCCGAGGCCGACCATCTGCTGCTGACGGGACGGTACGGGGCGGCGGTGGAGCGGCTGAGCGCGGCCTACCGGGCGGCCTGA